A part of Salmo trutta chromosome 15, fSalTru1.1, whole genome shotgun sequence genomic DNA contains:
- the LOC115148292 gene encoding uncharacterized protein LOC115148292, translated as MTKSFTVTRTYCGSALWDGLGFLTVLWDGLGFLTVLCDGLGFLTVLCDGLGFLTVLCDGLGFLTVLCDGLGFLTVLCDGLGFLTVLCDGLWFLTVLCDGLGFLTVLCDGLGFLTVLCDGLGFLTVLCDGLGFLTVLCDGLGFLTVLCDGLGFLTVLCDGLGFLTVLCGGLGFLTVLCDGLGFLTVLCDGLGFLTVLCDGLGFLTVLCDGLGFLTVLCEGLGFLTVLCDGLGFLTVLCDGLGFLTVLCDGLGFLTVLCDGVGFALLDLTYLLFIGLPPQ; from the exons ATGACCAAAAGCTTTACTGTCAct CGTACATACTGTGGCTCTGCTCTGTGGGATGGACTGGGGTTCCTCACTGTGCTGTGGGATGGACTGGGGTTCCTCACTGTGCTGTGTGATGGACTGGGGTTCCTCACTGTGCTGTGTGATGGACTGGGGTTCCTCACTGTGCTGTGTGATGGACTGGGGTTCCTCACTGTGCTGTGTGATGGACTGGGGTTCCTCACTGTGCTGTGTGATGGACTGGGGTTCCTCACTGTGCTGTGTGATGGACTGTGGTTCCTCACTGTGCTGTGTGATGGACTGGGGTTCCTCACTGTGCTGTGTGATGGACTGGGGTTCCTCACTGTGCTGTGTGATGGACTGGGGTTCCTCACTGTACTGTGTGATGGACTGGGGTTCCTCACTGTGCTGTGTGATGGACTGGGGTTCCTCACTGTGCTGTGTGATGGACTGGGGTTCCTCACTGTGCTGTGTGATGGACTGGGGTTCCTCACTGTGCTGTGTGGTGGACTGGGGTTCCTCACTGTGCTGTGTGATGGACTGGGGTTCCTCACTGTGCTGTGTGATGGACTGGGGTTCCTCACTGTACTGTGTGATGGACTGGGGTTCCTCACTGTGCTGTGTGATGGACTGGGGTTCCTCACTGTGCTGTGTGAGGGACTGGGGTTCCTCACTGTGCTGTGTGATGGACTGGGGTTCCTCACTGTGCTGTGTGATGGACTGGGGTTCCTCACTGTGCTGTGTGATGGACTGGGGTTC CTCACTGTGCTGTGTGATGGAGTGGGGTTCGCTCTGTTAGACTTGACCTATTTATTATTTATTGGACTTCCTCctcagtga